From a region of the Sphingopyxis sp. YR583 genome:
- a CDS encoding beta/gamma crystallin-related protein, with protein sequence MKTAYRLSILAAAAASIGAGFLATSYAQTVETERYRPERPPEATIYRDAGYRGPAVFIGEEKPNLGLAWPVNSIRVPNGRWELCEKTRYRGNCRTVDRDTPMLNNVLRGLTIQSIRPVGGGGGWNPNPPANDQVARGNFAEFHTQPSERNYRVLACARGSATANCAAQTADSWCRSIGWNGSAREHMETISGRIYLADVLCVRSGY encoded by the coding sequence ATGAAAACCGCTTATCGTTTGTCGATTCTTGCCGCGGCTGCGGCATCGATAGGGGCGGGTTTCCTCGCCACTTCATACGCGCAGACCGTCGAAACCGAGCGCTACCGGCCCGAACGCCCGCCCGAGGCGACCATCTATCGCGACGCCGGCTATCGCGGCCCAGCAGTCTTCATCGGCGAGGAAAAGCCGAACCTCGGCCTCGCCTGGCCGGTCAATTCGATCCGCGTGCCCAATGGCCGCTGGGAACTTTGCGAAAAGACGCGCTATCGCGGCAATTGCCGCACGGTCGATCGCGACACGCCGATGCTCAACAATGTCCTTCGCGGGTTGACCATCCAGTCCATCCGCCCGGTCGGTGGGGGTGGCGGCTGGAACCCGAATCCACCCGCCAACGATCAGGTCGCACGCGGCAATTTTGCCGAATTCCATACCCAGCCATCGGAGCGCAATTATCGCGTGCTCGCCTGCGCCCGCGGCTCGGCGACCGCCAATTGCGCGGCGCAGACCGCCGACAGCTGGTGCCGCTCGATCGGCTGGAATGGGTCGGCACGCGAGCATATGGAAACGATCAGCGGGCGCATCTACCTCGCCGACGTGCTGTGCGTCCGTTCGGGCTATTGA
- a CDS encoding YggT family protein: protein MLLQIVHIILTVLWWFIIAQAVMSWLIAFNVINTHNQFVGQLWMVLDRITEPLYRPFRRIMPDFGGLDLTPMLVLILIIIIDGPVLSYLARLAYANGMA from the coding sequence ATGCTCCTCCAGATCGTCCACATCATCCTGACGGTCCTGTGGTGGTTCATCATCGCGCAGGCGGTGATGTCGTGGCTGATCGCGTTCAACGTCATCAATACGCACAATCAGTTCGTAGGCCAGCTGTGGATGGTGCTCGATCGGATTACCGAGCCGCTTTACCGTCCGTTCCGCCGCATCATGCCCGATTTTGGTGGGCTCGACCTGACGCCGATGCTGGTGCTGATCCTGATCATCATCATTGACGGGCCGGTGCTGAGCTATCTCGCGCGGCTCGCCTATGCGAACGGGATGGCGTGA
- a CDS encoding NupC/NupG family nucleoside CNT transporter has translation MERLIGLVGIVALLAIAVLFSSNRRWIRPRIVIPAFLLQAGFAVLVIGTPWGRAVIQAMSNGVSNLLSYADEGTKFLFGEVLTQAPYGKAVFAIGALPVIIFFASLISVLYYLGIMQLIIKWVGGAIQKVTGITKVESLGAAANIFVGQSESPLVIRPYLAGLTPPQLFTVMTVGMAGVAGTILGAYAGMIGPHLLPYLLAASFMSAPGGILMAKIMMPDDPKDIGIEPVVMPEASHDEEKPANIIMAAAQGAQTGVKLAVAVGATVMAFVALVALANGILAGIGGWFGVDGLSFQAIIGTIFRPVMWLMGVPWEESATVGGLFGSKVVLNEFVAFIDLGRAQGDMSMAAVAIATFALCGFANFSSIAIQMAVTGGLAPNQRPMIAKLGLKALLAGSLSNLMSAALAGLMLGIAPPLAAPVSEPAAAPTTSSQASPAPAPAPEQAP, from the coding sequence ATGGAACGCCTTATCGGTTTGGTCGGCATCGTCGCATTGCTTGCGATTGCCGTGCTTTTTTCGTCGAACCGTCGCTGGATTCGCCCGCGTATCGTGATCCCCGCCTTCCTGCTCCAGGCCGGTTTCGCCGTGCTCGTCATCGGGACGCCATGGGGCCGCGCGGTGATCCAGGCGATGTCGAACGGCGTGTCGAACCTTTTGAGCTATGCCGACGAGGGGACGAAGTTCCTGTTCGGCGAGGTGTTGACGCAGGCACCCTATGGCAAGGCGGTGTTCGCGATCGGCGCGCTGCCCGTCATCATCTTCTTCGCCTCGCTTATTTCCGTGCTCTATTATCTTGGCATCATGCAGCTGATCATCAAATGGGTCGGCGGCGCGATCCAGAAGGTTACGGGGATCACCAAGGTCGAAAGCCTCGGCGCGGCGGCGAATATCTTCGTCGGCCAGTCCGAATCGCCGCTCGTCATCCGCCCCTACCTCGCGGGCCTGACCCCGCCGCAGTTGTTTACGGTAATGACGGTCGGGATGGCGGGTGTCGCGGGAACGATCCTCGGCGCCTATGCCGGAATGATCGGCCCGCACCTCCTTCCCTATCTGCTCGCCGCCAGCTTCATGTCGGCGCCGGGCGGCATCCTGATGGCCAAGATCATGATGCCCGACGATCCGAAGGATATCGGTATCGAGCCGGTCGTCATGCCCGAGGCGAGCCATGACGAGGAAAAGCCCGCGAACATCATCATGGCGGCAGCGCAGGGTGCGCAGACCGGCGTCAAGCTCGCGGTCGCGGTCGGTGCGACGGTGATGGCCTTCGTCGCGCTCGTCGCGCTTGCCAACGGCATCTTGGCCGGCATCGGCGGCTGGTTCGGCGTTGACGGCCTGTCTTTCCAGGCGATCATCGGCACGATCTTCCGCCCGGTGATGTGGCTGATGGGCGTGCCGTGGGAAGAAAGCGCAACCGTCGGCGGGCTTTTCGGCAGCAAGGTGGTGCTCAACGAATTCGTCGCCTTCATCGACCTTGGCCGCGCGCAAGGCGACATGTCGATGGCGGCGGTCGCGATCGCGACCTTTGCGCTCTGCGGTTTCGCCAATTTCAGCTCGATCGCGATCCAGATGGCGGTGACCGGCGGGCTGGCGCCGAACCAGCGTCCGATGATCGCGAAGCTCGGGCTGAAGGCTCTGCTCGCGGGTAGCCTGTCGAACCTGATGTCGGCGGCGCTCGCTGGGCTGATGCTCGGCATCGCCCCGCCGCTCGCCGCGCCGGTATCCGAACCGGCCGCGGCGCCGACAACATCTTCTCAGGCCAGTCCGGCGCCGGCCCCGGCGCCCGAACAAGCGCCGTGA
- the argB gene encoding acetylglutamate kinase encodes MMSMTDPSKMPDLLAKAETLVEALPYLQRYAGETFVIKYGGHAMGDPEAQRDFAEDVVLLKAVGINPVVVHGGGPQIGAMLKQLGIESTFVGGLRVTDAATAEVAEMVLAGKINKEIVSWIAALGGRAVGISGKDANLVLAEKVSRTEPDPNSGIERHVDLGFVGEPVAVDPTILVNLTNDNFIPIVAPVALGADGATYNINADTMAGAIAGALGAKRFFLLTDVAGVLDKSGALLTDLDRPAIDTLKADGTITGGMIPKVETCVAAVDAGVEAAVILDGRIPHAMLLEIFTARGAGTLIHR; translated from the coding sequence ATGATGTCGATGACCGATCCTTCGAAAATGCCCGACCTGCTCGCCAAGGCCGAAACGCTCGTCGAAGCGCTGCCCTATCTGCAGCGCTATGCCGGCGAGACCTTCGTGATCAAATATGGCGGCCATGCCATGGGCGATCCCGAGGCGCAGCGCGACTTCGCCGAGGATGTCGTCCTGCTGAAGGCGGTCGGCATCAACCCCGTCGTCGTGCACGGCGGCGGGCCGCAGATCGGCGCGATGCTGAAACAGCTCGGGATTGAATCGACCTTCGTCGGGGGCCTCCGCGTCACCGACGCTGCAACCGCCGAGGTTGCCGAAATGGTGCTGGCGGGCAAGATTAACAAGGAAATCGTGAGCTGGATCGCGGCGCTCGGCGGCCGGGCGGTCGGCATTTCGGGCAAGGATGCCAATCTCGTGCTCGCCGAAAAGGTCAGCCGCACCGAGCCCGACCCCAATTCGGGGATCGAGCGGCATGTCGACCTTGGCTTTGTCGGAGAGCCGGTTGCGGTCGATCCGACGATCCTCGTCAACCTCACCAACGACAATTTCATCCCGATCGTCGCTCCGGTGGCCTTGGGCGCTGACGGCGCGACCTATAATATCAACGCCGACACGATGGCGGGCGCGATCGCCGGTGCATTGGGTGCCAAACGCTTCTTCCTGCTGACCGATGTTGCTGGGGTGCTCGACAAGTCGGGCGCACTGCTTACCGATCTCGACCGTCCGGCGATCGACACGCTGAAAGCCGACGGGACGATCACCGGCGGGATGATCCCGAAGGTCGAGACGTGCGTCGCCGCGGTCGATGCGGGGGTCGAGGCGGCGGTCATCCTCGACGGGCGCATTCCGCACGCGATGCTGCTGGAAATTTTCACCGCAAGGGGTGCGGGGACACTCATTCACCGCTAA
- the folD gene encoding bifunctional methylenetetrahydrofolate dehydrogenase/methenyltetrahydrofolate cyclohydrolase FolD — protein MTAAQVIDGKAFAAGLRARIADAVPAFEAATGRAPGLAVVLVGDDPASAVYVGSKGKATVAAGMESFEHRLPATATQAEVEALLRQLNEDDAVDGILLQLPLPGHLDEQAAVATINPDKDVDGLTPVSAGRLALGIPGMVPCTPYGCLLLLQDRLGDLSGKDAIVVGRSILVGKPMGQLLLGANATVTMAHSRTRDLPDLVRRADIVVAAVGRAEMVKGDWIKPGAIVIDVGINRLPPADGAAKGRLVGDVDYDSAAAVADAITPVPGGVGPMTIACLLRNTLVAAHRRAGLADPEGF, from the coding sequence ATGACCGCCGCGCAGGTGATCGACGGCAAGGCTTTCGCCGCCGGCCTGCGGGCGCGGATTGCCGATGCCGTTCCGGCGTTCGAGGCGGCAACCGGACGTGCGCCGGGTTTGGCGGTCGTGCTTGTCGGCGACGATCCGGCGAGCGCGGTCTATGTCGGGTCGAAGGGCAAGGCGACCGTCGCCGCCGGCATGGAAAGCTTCGAGCATCGCCTGCCCGCGACCGCGACGCAGGCCGAGGTCGAGGCGTTGCTGCGTCAACTCAATGAAGACGACGCGGTCGACGGCATCCTCCTGCAATTGCCGCTGCCCGGCCATCTCGATGAGCAGGCGGCGGTCGCGACGATCAATCCCGACAAGGATGTCGACGGGCTGACCCCGGTCAGCGCAGGTCGCCTCGCGCTCGGTATCCCCGGGATGGTGCCCTGCACCCCCTATGGTTGTTTGCTGCTGCTGCAGGACCGGCTGGGAGATTTGTCGGGCAAGGACGCGATCGTCGTTGGGCGTTCGATTCTTGTCGGCAAACCCATGGGCCAGTTGCTGCTCGGCGCGAACGCCACCGTCACCATGGCGCACAGCCGGACGAGGGATTTGCCCGATTTGGTGCGCCGCGCCGATATCGTCGTTGCCGCGGTCGGCCGCGCCGAAATGGTAAAGGGCGACTGGATCAAACCCGGCGCGATCGTGATCGACGTCGGTATCAACCGCCTGCCGCCCGCCGACGGCGCCGCGAAAGGCCGGCTTGTCGGCGATGTCGATTATGACAGCGCCGCTGCGGTTGCCGATGCGATCACCCCGGTTCCCGGCGGCGTCGGCCCGATGACCATCGCCTGCCTGCTCCGCAACACGCTCGTCGCCGCGCACCGCCGCGCCGGGCTCGCCGATCCGGAGGGATTTTGA
- a CDS encoding MliC family protein, translating to MKTTILVAAGAAILSLAACSSVPRNTGTSYDCSGGTKLKVDYVGDGAIVRVNGRRTMVLKSTPANRGQIYENKSGARLQRNGNDVTWNTALRTAPESCRVVYTPL from the coding sequence ATGAAAACGACGATTCTTGTCGCGGCGGGCGCCGCGATCCTTTCCCTCGCGGCCTGTTCGTCGGTCCCGCGCAACACGGGGACAAGCTATGACTGCAGTGGCGGTACGAAGCTGAAGGTCGATTATGTCGGCGATGGTGCAATTGTGCGCGTCAACGGCCGGCGCACGATGGTACTCAAATCGACCCCGGCCAATCGCGGCCAGATTTACGAGAACAAGAGCGGCGCACGGCTGCAACGCAATGGCAATGATGTGACCTGGAATACCGCGCTGCGTACAGCACCCGAAAGCTGCCGCGTCGTTTATACGCCGTTGTGA
- a CDS encoding MarC family protein, with amino-acid sequence MIDLFISAFVTLFVVIDPPGCAPIYASLTTGASAAQRRSMAIRATVIAGLILVFFAMFGEALLSFLHIDLDSFRIAGGIMLFIIAIDMVFEKRTERREQRAEKVMATPEIEDVSVFPMAMPMLAGPGSIASVMLLVSQNNGLDRAFVIFGALLLVLLLTLAALLSAGPLMRLIGNKGEAVITRLLGVLLAALAAQFVIDGLKASFPSLA; translated from the coding sequence ATGATCGACCTTTTCATCTCGGCCTTTGTCACTTTGTTCGTGGTCATCGACCCGCCCGGTTGTGCGCCGATCTATGCCAGCCTGACGACGGGGGCGAGCGCCGCGCAGCGCCGGTCGATGGCGATCCGGGCGACGGTGATCGCCGGGCTGATTCTCGTTTTCTTCGCGATGTTCGGCGAAGCGCTGCTGAGCTTTCTTCACATCGACCTCGACAGTTTCCGCATTGCCGGCGGGATCATGCTGTTCATCATCGCGATCGACATGGTGTTCGAAAAGCGCACCGAACGGCGCGAACAGCGCGCCGAAAAAGTGATGGCGACCCCCGAGATCGAGGATGTTTCGGTGTTTCCGATGGCGATGCCGATGCTCGCCGGGCCGGGGTCGATCGCGTCGGTGATGCTGCTCGTGTCGCAGAATAACGGGCTCGACCGCGCTTTCGTCATCTTTGGCGCATTGCTGCTCGTGCTGCTGCTGACGCTCGCCGCCTTGCTGTCGGCGGGGCCGCTGATGCGGCTGATCGGCAACAAGGGCGAGGCGGTGATTACCCGCCTGCTCGGCGTGCTGCTTGCGGCGCTGGCGGCGCAGTTCGTGATCGACGGGCTGAAGGCGAGCTTCCCGAGCCTCGCTTAA
- a CDS encoding OmpA family protein produces the protein MNSKTIKLTILTSIGAIALTGCVTDPETGERRISKAAIGGVGGALGGYLLGDLIGGRNSRTEEIVGAGIGAVAGAGVGYYMDQQEKKLRERTAGTGIDVERQGDQLVLNMPGDVTFDLNSAMVKSQFRSALDNVASTLAEYPSTYIDVYGHTDSTGSDSYNQGLSERRASSVADYLAGRGIQRARMATLGYGESQLKCSPERSEADYQCNRRVEIRIAPVTQADVNAAR, from the coding sequence ATGAACAGCAAGACGATCAAGCTCACCATTTTGACCAGCATCGGCGCGATCGCGCTGACCGGCTGCGTCACCGACCCGGAGACCGGTGAACGGCGCATCTCGAAAGCCGCGATCGGCGGCGTCGGCGGCGCGCTGGGCGGCTATCTGCTCGGCGACCTGATCGGCGGCCGCAACAGCCGTACCGAGGAAATCGTCGGCGCGGGCATCGGCGCGGTCGCCGGCGCGGGTGTCGGCTATTATATGGACCAGCAGGAAAAGAAGCTGCGCGAACGCACGGCGGGCACGGGGATCGACGTCGAGCGTCAGGGCGACCAGCTCGTGCTCAACATGCCCGGCGACGTAACCTTCGACCTTAACAGCGCGATGGTGAAATCACAGTTCCGCAGCGCGCTCGACAATGTCGCATCGACGCTCGCCGAATATCCGAGCACCTATATCGACGTTTACGGGCACACCGATTCGACCGGCAGCGACAGCTATAATCAGGGCCTGTCCGAACGCCGCGCGTCGTCGGTCGCCGACTATCTGGCGGGCCGCGGCATTCAGCGCGCGCGCATGGCGACGCTCGGTTACGGCGAATCGCAACTGAAATGCTCGCCCGAACGCAGCGAGGCCGATTATCAGTGCAATCGCCGCGTCGAAATCCGCATCGCGCCGGTCACGCAGGCCGACGTCAACGCGGCGCGTTAA
- a CDS encoding queuosine precursor transporter: MTEPTSAALPRTLSPSLFLFSIVYGGMVVLAGVLGNKQVALGSWLAVEAGIFAFLILVALSSAVSELHGQSVANRLVLWGFVPLVLSIMLTALVLALPASPEMQPERLAAFDMILGQSPRLMAAGIVAYGTSQFLNVTIFSKLRGREGAGTGATWIAIRGAIASALSQIVDTLLFVTIAFYGVFPIANLMGGQMLAKVALSVLVIPFVITGMVALGRSLDAKNAG; this comes from the coding sequence ATGACCGAACCGACCTCGGCGGCGTTGCCGCGCACCCTATCGCCCTCGCTCTTCCTTTTCTCCATCGTCTATGGCGGCATGGTCGTGCTTGCCGGCGTGCTGGGCAACAAGCAGGTCGCTTTGGGGAGCTGGTTGGCGGTCGAGGCAGGCATCTTCGCCTTTCTGATCCTCGTCGCGCTGTCGAGCGCGGTGTCGGAACTGCATGGGCAGTCGGTCGCGAACCGCCTCGTGCTCTGGGGTTTCGTTCCGCTGGTTCTCTCGATCATGCTGACGGCACTGGTGCTTGCGCTTCCGGCATCCCCCGAAATGCAGCCCGAGCGGCTCGCGGCGTTCGACATGATCCTGGGGCAAAGCCCGCGGCTGATGGCGGCGGGTATCGTTGCTTATGGCACGTCGCAATTCCTGAATGTCACGATCTTTTCAAAGCTTCGCGGACGCGAAGGGGCGGGCACGGGCGCGACGTGGATCGCGATACGCGGCGCGATCGCCAGCGCATTGAGCCAGATCGTCGACACGTTGCTGTTCGTCACGATCGCCTTTTACGGCGTGTTCCCGATCGCCAACCTGATGGGCGGGCAGATGCTCGCCAAGGTGGCGCTGTCGGTGCTCGTCATTCCTTTCGTCATCACCGGCATGGTCGCGCTCGGCCGCAGCCTCGATGCGAAGAACGCCGGATGA